The Solidesulfovibrio fructosivorans JJ] DNA segment AGCACGCTGCAACGCCATCTTGGCATCAAGCAGGACTGCGTCTACAACGCCGCGACGATTGAAGCGCTCCACAAGGAGATCAAGGCGCTCCGCTCGAAAAGTAACAAGGTGCTGCTCTTTATCGAACGGGAGCTCAACGGCCGCAACATGGCGGACCTTATCCGCTATATCAAGACGGACTACAGCAACGAGGTCTATGTCGTCGTCCTGACCACGGAAGTGGAACGGGACAAGCTGGTCTTGCTCCACGAACTCGGCGCGGACAACATCATCACCAAGCCCATTTCCCCGGACACCCTGGTGGAAAAAATCGCCTTCACGGTCAAGCCGCGCGGCCAGCTCGGCGAACTCATGGACCAGGGACGGCAAAGCCTGGAGATGGGCAATCCCCTGGAAGCCGCCAAGATCGCCAAGCAGGTGCTGGAAATAAAGGCCAACAGCCCGTCGGGGCTGCTGCTCATGGGAGACGCGTTGCGCGAGATGGGCAAACGCGACGAGGCGCTTCGGGCCTACACCCAGGCGGAAAAAGGCGCCCGCCTGTTCCTGGACCCGCTCAAGAAAATCGCCGCCCTGCACCACGATGAAGGCAACACGGCCGAGGAACTCAAGTTCCTGGAACGCCTGGACAAGCTCTCACCGCTCAATGTCGACCGCAAGGTGGACATCGGCACGGGCTACGTGAAGCTCGGCGACACCGACAAGGCCAAGGCCGCCTTCGACCAGGCCGTGCGCATCGCCACCAAGGACGCCCTGGATGCGCTCAGCCGCGTCACCCAGACCATCGCCGCCCGCTGCATGGATGCCGCGCCGGAACTTTCCGAGCAGTATCTGCGCCAGACGCTCAACACGCGCAAGAACATGCTCGACCGCTCGGACATCGAGACGTTCAACCGCCTCGGGCTCATGTTGCGCCGCCAGGGCAAATGGCAGGAAGCCATCACCGAGTACCGCCGGGCGCTCAAGATATCCCCGGAGGACGCCGGGCTCTTCTACAACATTTCCATGGCCCTCACCGAAGGCAAGCAATACATCGAAGCCTACCAGTACCTGGACCGGGCGCTTTCGCTCAATGCCGACCTATGGCGCACCAGCGAGGCCATCTGCTACAATATCGCCACGGTCTACCGGCGCTACGGCAAGAAGGACCAGGCGGTCGGCTATCTGAAAAAGGCCCTGGGCATCAATCCGAAATACACCAAGGCCCAAACGCTGCTCCAGGAAATCGGCACCTCGGCCTGACGCCATCCCCGGGCTGCCACGCCATTTCTCCCGCACCGCAACCGGCTTTCCCGCCAAGGCACCTTAGCCATGCTTGCCTATCCCCACTTCGATCCCGTCGCCCTGCACCTGGGCCCCTTAAAAGTCCGCTGGTACGGGCTGATGTACCTCATCGGCTTTTGCGCCGCCTGGCTGCTCGGCCGCTACCGGGCCAAGAAGCCCGATTCGGGCTGGACGCCGGTCATGGTCGACGACCTGATCACCTACTCGGTGCTCGGCGTGGTGATCGGCGGCCGGGTGGGCTACGAACTTTTCTACGACCTGCCGGATTTCCTGGCCAATCCCCTGAACCTGTTCAAGGTCTGGGAGGGGGGCATGTCCTTCCACGGCGGCTTTCTGGGCATGGCTGTGGTCATCTGGTTTCTGGGCAAAAAGAGCGGCAAGGGCTTTTGGGGCGTGGCCGATTTCACCGTGCCGCTGATTCCCCTCGGCATCCTGGCCGGGCGCATCGGCAACTTCATCAACGGCGAGTTGTGGGGCAAGGTCACGAACCTGCCCTGGGGCATGGTCTTTCCCAGCCCGCTGGCCGGCGACCTGCCGCGCCATCCCTCCCAGCTCTACGAGGCAAGCCTGGAGGGGTTGGCGCTTTTTTGCATCGTGTGGTTCTACTCGGCCAAAAAGCGCAAGCCCGGCGCGGTCTCCGGCGCCTTCTGCCTGTGGTACGGCATCTTCCGCTTCGTCGTGGAGTTCGTGCGGGTGCCCGATCCGCAGCTCGGCTACCTGGCCCTCGGCTGGCTCACCATGGGCCAGATCCTCAGCATCCCGGTCATCGCCTTCGGCATCTGGCTGCTGTGGCTGCGCCCGGTGCCTGAAAACCTTCAGAAATAAATGAACCTGGGGGGAAACCTTTCTGAAGAAAGGTTTTCCCCCCAGGCCCCCTTTCCAAAGACTTTTATCGATAGCAGATTGTTATCGATATCAGATTGATACCGTGAAAAAGTTTAGGAAAGGGAGAGCGCGAGAGGGGAGAAACCTTTTCCAAGGGTTTCCCCTCTCGCACTGTCTTCACTTTCTTAATCTTCATTCCTTGTTCAAGGGAATGAGCACGAATTCGCCGCACAGGTCGTCGGCCAAGGTCTCCGGCCAGACGGCCACGTAGGTTTTTCCCCGAGCCTGTTCCACCGGCACGCTGGCGGGCGCGGGGGCGTGGCGTTTGCAATAGCCCCAATCGCCGGAAGTCATCTCCTCGGGGGGACAATAGCGGTGTTCGGGGGGAATGGGCCCTTTCCAATACCGGCACATCCGGCACTTCTGCTTCATGGTTGCCGCCTGGTCCCGCCGGGGTGTCCGAAAGGCAGCCCCGGGACCTTGATTTCGAATATTTTCGGCCAATGCTTACCCGTCACCCAGATCCGCCCCGTGGCCGGATCGCAGGCTATGCCATTGAGGACGTCATCGGGGCTGGTCTTGGTTACGCCCGCGGCCAGGGCGGCGCAATCCACCCAGGCCAGCACCCTGCCCGAGGCCGGGTCGATCACCGCGATGCGCGTATCGCCCCAGACATTGGCCCACACCATGCCGCCGATGGATTCCAACTCGTTTAAGCGGACCACGGGTTCGCCAGCATCGGTCACGGACACGGTCCGACGCAAGGCCATGGTTTCGGGGGCGTAAAAAAAGAGCTTGTCCGACCCGTCGCTGACGACCAGGTCGTGGCCGAGCGTGCAAGCCCCCCAGCCTTCAGTGGCCAGCGGCAACTCGCGGACGGGCGCGAGATCGGACAGCCGGGACACGAACACCCGCCCTTCCCGCCAAGTCAGCTGATACAGGTGATCGCCGGCAAGAGCCAACCCCTCGCCGAAATAGGGCTTGGCCAAGGCGCGGCTGGACAGCACCCTTCCCGTGGCCGGGTCGAGACGCCGCAGGGAGGACTGGCCGTAGAGCCCGGTGCTTTCGTAAAGCGCGCCGCCGTGGAAAAGCAGTCCCTGGGTGAAGGCGTCCGGATCGTGGGGAATGGCCGCCACGACCTGGACGGGGAAACTCGGCGCGGCCGCCAGGGCCGGGGCGGAAGAAAGCAGTGCCCATGCAAGCAGGAGCGCCGCCCGGATCGCGACCGGCGGCATGGCCGGCCGGCGTAGCGGCGAAAACAAGACGAAGCTTGCCGCAATATTACAGTCTTTTCTTGTCATACAAGGAGGTTAGCATTCCCAGGACAGGCTGGCAAGAACACGGGGCTTTACACGGCGGGAATTTCCGGCCATAGTTCACTCCATGAACGATACCCTGCTTTTCGTCGGCATCATGGTTGCATGGTTTCTGGTCGTCCGTTTCATTTTCCCCAAGCTCGGCATACGGGGCTGAGGCATCGACACGGGGTGCGGTTCGCGCCCCAAGCCCCCGCACAAGCCGGAAGATCCGGACAGCATGCCGCCGGATCGCCCTAAAAACTGATCTTGAGGCCGACGTTGCCGCCCAGGCTGTCGAGCCCGCTGTCC contains these protein-coding regions:
- a CDS encoding glutaminyl-peptide cyclotransferase, which codes for MPPVAIRAALLLAWALLSSAPALAAAPSFPVQVVAAIPHDPDAFTQGLLFHGGALYESTGLYGQSSLRRLDPATGRVLSSRALAKPYFGEGLALAGDHLYQLTWREGRVFVSRLSDLAPVRELPLATEGWGACTLGHDLVVSDGSDKLFFYAPETMALRRTVSVTDAGEPVVRLNELESIGGMVWANVWGDTRIAVIDPASGRVLAWVDCAALAAGVTKTSPDDVLNGIACDPATGRIWVTGKHWPKIFEIKVPGLPFGHPGGTRRQP
- the lgt gene encoding prolipoprotein diacylglyceryl transferase produces the protein MLAYPHFDPVALHLGPLKVRWYGLMYLIGFCAAWLLGRYRAKKPDSGWTPVMVDDLITYSVLGVVIGGRVGYELFYDLPDFLANPLNLFKVWEGGMSFHGGFLGMAVVIWFLGKKSGKGFWGVADFTVPLIPLGILAGRIGNFINGELWGKVTNLPWGMVFPSPLAGDLPRHPSQLYEASLEGLALFCIVWFYSAKKRKPGAVSGAFCLWYGIFRFVVEFVRVPDPQLGYLALGWLTMGQILSIPVIAFGIWLLWLRPVPENLQK
- a CDS encoding tetratricopeptide repeat protein, which translates into the protein MKNKQFDDDVREFVLLFNGVFLVVSNDALFNKNLLSTLQRHLGIKQDCVYNAATIEALHKEIKALRSKSNKVLLFIERELNGRNMADLIRYIKTDYSNEVYVVVLTTEVERDKLVLLHELGADNIITKPISPDTLVEKIAFTVKPRGQLGELMDQGRQSLEMGNPLEAAKIAKQVLEIKANSPSGLLLMGDALREMGKRDEALRAYTQAEKGARLFLDPLKKIAALHHDEGNTAEELKFLERLDKLSPLNVDRKVDIGTGYVKLGDTDKAKAAFDQAVRIATKDALDALSRVTQTIAARCMDAAPELSEQYLRQTLNTRKNMLDRSDIETFNRLGLMLRRQGKWQEAITEYRRALKISPEDAGLFYNISMALTEGKQYIEAYQYLDRALSLNADLWRTSEAICYNIATVYRRYGKKDQAVGYLKKALGINPKYTKAQTLLQEIGTSA